Proteins co-encoded in one Sparus aurata chromosome 18, fSpaAur1.1, whole genome shotgun sequence genomic window:
- the LOC115568307 gene encoding catenin delta-1-like isoform X3, with protein MEQCESAAALLESVREQEVQFEQLTRALEEERRRVGLPATSPSALGRPLPHTQNGRLGDADIERLKLTDAYINGTQYRMVDPAHGALDESYSPEDDSQEVHSVFSEEGTTRRSDNGMKKPISRTVMPSDSMSIDGGLSVPGMGHYSATLDRPYRQPVPDYPTATVPRNYHYGPVGAYDDYRGGPPSEAYTSLSRGAHMDDRYRPVDGYRTLDSGYRAPSRQQLDPYAAQPQVSRGMRALGSALEMRYGQGHFALEDDQRSVGYDEYGMGPPPMHPGGYGTMPRLGPGPGGMDRRRLRSCEDTLDGDMGGVDPYAWGVPMTMERGSMASLDSTLRKGPPGSWRQPELPEVIAMLNYRLDPVKTNAAAFLQHLTFKNDKVKSEVRRLKGIPSLVSLLDHPSKDVHHSACGALKNISYGRDQDNKIAIKNCDGVPALVRLLRKTRDQDLTDTITGTLWNLSSHDSVKMEIVDHALHALADEVIVPHSGWERGSNGGEESCKPRHLEWETALTNTAGCLRNVSSERSEARRKLRECTGLVDSLMYIVQSQINRKDVDNKLVENCVCLLRNLSYQVHREAPGSERYAESAPLNQGPAPANKGGCFGSRKGKDEWFSKGKKDGDDGSGDQVDIPKRTTPAKGYELLYQPEVVRVYTSLLRESKNPSVLEAAAGAIQNLCAGRWTYGRYIRATVRLEKGLPMMAELLAHGNDRVVRAMSGALRNLAIDNRNCELLGLHAVPHLVANLPGGKSQSGRTLSEETVVSVLSTLAEVLGNSLEAAKTLRASQGIERLVLINKDGKRSDREVRGAGQVLQLVWAHKELRRPLEKDGWKKTDFMVNLNPNGSTTNGPSTRANGTYEDSTTPLLDRGEKRDMIPLNDLGPEAYSTLDQRERRHTLDETTDTLARGVYGGRKGSLPLLDSYDG; from the exons ctccctcacacacag AACGGGCGTTTAGGGGATGCAGACATAGAACGACTGAAACTGACTGACGCATACATAAACGGCACACAG TACAGAATGGTGGATCCTGCACACGGCGCTCTCGATGAGAGCTACTCACCAGAGGACGACTCCCAGGAAGTGCACTCAGTTTTTTCTGAGGAGGGGACCACACGGCGGTCAGATAATGGG ATGAAGAAACCAATCTCGCGCACAGTCATGCCCTCGGACTCGATGTCAATTGATGGGGGTTTGTCAGTTCCCGGTATGGGCCACTACAGCGCCACACTGGATCGTCCTTACAGACAGCCTGTACCAGACTACCCCACGGCCACAGTGCCCAGAAACTACCACTACGGGCCTGTTGGGGCTTACGATGACTACAGGGGAGGCCCACCATCAGAGGCTTACACAAGCCTGAGCAGGGGCGCACACATGGATGACCGCTACAG GCCAGTTGATGGCTACAGGACCCTGGACTCTGGCTACCGGGCCCCGAGTCGTCAGCAGCTTGACCCGTACGCAGCGCAGCCTCAAGTAAGCCGGGGAATGAGGGCCCTGGGCTCAGCGTTGGAGATGCGGTATGGCCAAGGCCACTTTGCACTGGAGGATGACCAGCGCAGTGTGGGATATGATGAGTACGGCATGGGGCCTCCACCCATGCACCCTGGAGGCTATGGCACCATGCCACGCCTAGGGCCGGGCCCCGGCGGTATGGACAGACGGAGACTCAG GAGCTGCGAAGATACTTTGGACGGTGACATGGGAGGCGTTGATCCTTATGCCTGGGGTGTTCCCATGACGATGGAGAGGGGGAGCATGGCTTCACTGGACAGCACGCTGAGGAAGGGTCCGCCTGGTTCATGGAGACAGCCGGAGTTGCCTGAGGTCATCGCCATGTTGAACTACCGTCTGGACCCTGTCAAGACCAACGCTGCGGCCTTCCTCCAACATCTCACATTCAAAAACGATAAG GTTAAGTCAGAGGTGCGTCGTCTGAAGGGAATCCCATCCTTGGTCTCACTGCTGGACCACCCCAGCAAGGATGTGCACCACTCGGCCTGTGGAGCACTAAAGAACATTTCATATGGGCGAGATCAAGACAACAAGATCGCCATCAAGAACTGCGATGGCGTGCCCGCTCTGGTCAGGTTGCTTAGAAAAACCCGCGACCAGGACCTTACTGACACTATCACAG GCACCTTGTGGAACCTCTCATCCCACGACTCAGTAAAGATGGAGATCGTGGACCACGCCCTGCATGCCCTCGCCGACGAGGTGATCGTCCCTCACTCTGGCTGGGAGCGAGGGAGCAACGGCGGAGAGGAGAGCTGCAAACCACGCCATCTGGAGTGGGAGACCGCCTTGACCAACACTGCTGGCTGCCTTAG GAATGTGAGTTCAGAACGCAGCGAGGCCCGGCGAAAGCTGAGGGAGTGCACAGGACTGGTTGATTCACTCATGTACATTGTCCAATCACAGATCAACCGCAAAGATGTGGATAATAAG TTGGTGGAAAACTGTGTCTGCCTCCTGAGGAATCTGTCCTATCAGGTTCACCGTGAAGCCCCCGGCAGCGAGCGCTACGCAGAGAGCGCACCTCTCAACCAGGGGCCAGCCCCCGCTAACAAAGGCGGCTGCTTTGGCTCTCGAAAGGGCAAAG ATGAGTGGTTTTCCAAAG GAAAGAAGGATGGAGATGATGGAAGTGGAGATCAGGTTGACATTCCAAAGAGGACAACACCTGCCAAAG GTTACGAGCTGTTGTACCAACCAGAGGTGGTTCGTGTTTACACCTCGCTGCTCAGAGAGAGCAAGAACCCCTCGGTGCTGGAGGCCGCTGCCGGTGCCATCCAGAACCTCTGTGCCGGCAGATGGACG TATGGTCGCTATATCCGGGCCACCGTGCGTCTGGAGAAGGGACTCCCTATGATGGCGGAGCTGCTGGCTCATGGCAACGACCGCGTGGTTCGGGCAATGTCTGGAGCCTTGAGAAACCTCGCCATCGACAACCGCAACTGCGAACTGCTCG GTTTGCATGCAGTGCCTCACCTTGTGGCCAACCTGCCAGGAGGCAAGAGTCAGTCTGGACGCACGCTGTCAGAGGAGACGGTGGTTTCTGTACTGAGCACGCTCGCCGAGGTGCTAGGCAACAGTCTGGAGGCAGCAAAGACTCTCCGCGCCTCGCAGGGCATTGAGAGGCTGGTGCTTATCAACAAAGACGG TAAGCGCTCAGATCGTGAGGTGCGAGGTGCCGGCCAGGTGCTGCAGCTCGTCTGGGCCCACAAAGAACTGCGCCGGCCTCTTGAGAAAGATGGCTGGAAGAAGACGGACTTCATGGTCAACCTGAACCCCAACGGCAGCACCACCAACGGCCCGAGCACCAGAGCCAACGGCACCTATGAAGACAGCACCACGCCACTGCTAGACAGAG GGGAAAAGAGGGACATGATTCCACTAAATGACCTTGGCCCTG AAGCCTACTCTACACTGGACCAGAGGGAGAGGCGACACACTCTGGATGAAACCACAGACACTTTAGCG CGAGGGGTGTATGGGGGCAGAAAGGGGTCCTTGCCCCTGTTGGACTCCTACGATGGTTag